ATGGACTTAAACACGCCTATTCCTTGCTTCTTTGGAGGTGCCAAAGGAGCAGCTGGCTTCTCTGGTGGTAATATATCAATTACAATGCAGGTTGTATCATCTCGTAGTCCTTTAGCTTGTAATGCTTCCTGAAAATAGAACAGATAAGAGTAAGACAAGCAATAATAGATCAGGAGGAATGGAATCTAAATAGCGCATTGGAGTCAGGGCTGTAGATATTGTAATTAATAAGGAATAATATTTAACAtcattctttgaaaaaaaggGTTCCATTTTAGTTGTAGCATACTTTAACAATTTGTGCAGCTGCAGCATCAGCAGGCATCCCGCGACAACAATCAAGAGCTGTTTCTGCAGATAAAGCATCCCAAACACCATCGCTTGCAATAATAAGCCTACCACCCGCTGTAGACAGCTGTAGAAATATGATTTatagatattaaaaataaaaaaaggtttgtTAAAAATGAGCATCTTGAGAATTTTCTAACAGAATTGAACTGGGTTCATACTGTAACAACCAAAAGGAATCCGATCAAGGAAGGAAGCATGCACACACAAACACATGAAGCACATCAAAATGAAATCCACGGATCCAAAGGTCCAAACATATGCCTTAAATATCAGCCAATAACCCCCCTGGGAATAAAAATCACAAGGAAACAGTTTCTTCCTAAGTTTCCAGGCAATACGTGTAACATTATACACTACTTAACTAGAAACATGGTAAAATGCGGCTTAGATAACATACAGTTTATCTATGGACCTTCAATCGGAATTTGAATGTTATATGGTAATCTTAATTTAAGATTTTGATATTCTCATTCTACCCTAAAATTTCCTTATTTAAACAAGATTCTAAATATTCTATTGCctttcaaaaagaagaattgaGGGAATGCAGGGAAGAAAATTTCCAAATAGCAACAATTATGGTACTGGAACAGAAATTCAGAAGTGCGATGTTTCGGATTGAGTAATACTAAATCCAGTTACTTCTTTTCCTTGGAGAATGGTGTGGCAGTCGAAGGTTCCTCCAAGGGTAGTTTTTTTCTCATAGTCTGCTTCCTTAGGTAAAATTCTTACAACAGATAACCTTTGCAAAGGGCGTATTATTGTTCTTGATTGATAtatgtgtaagaggtgtggAGAATCGGtagatcatcttcttcttcattgccccATAGCATTTGAGTCGTGGTCTTGTTTCGTTTGTTTGGAATTCACTGGGTTATGCCAACAAAAAGGTaattgagttgtttgagtcttggCAAGGTAAGTTTGGACATCATCGCAATATAGGCTTTTGGAAACTTGTGCCatattgtttgatgtggtgtatttggagtgAGAGGAATGCTAGATGTTTTGAGGGATGTGAACGGTTCTTgctagagattaagtctttcTTCTGTGATACTCACCTTGTTTGCAGTGTGGCTTTGTCACATTTTACTTGTTTTTTCCATTCATGTTttacttgatcattgtaattttggttctttattttttcccccacagtacatccccaatgtactcgggttggtttctttattaataaaaattttcgttacctatcaaaaaaaaaaaaaaaacctaaatccaGTTCACTAGGGTAGTACAGAATTGTGGTAAGGTTGGGTCTTGGTGTGATGGCAAATGCCTTCCAACAAAAGCAATAGGTTGCAGATTTGAGTACGGGAATCATCCTCTCCAAAACAATTGGGGGTAAGGCTAACTACTATGACCTGTACTAGACCCGGCAAAAGTGAGAGCTTTGTGCACTAGGTACGAACTTTTATCTATTCTTTCTCTTGTTGTGGCAAACTACAAGAGATTTTCTCTCCATCAGGATTTTTGTGTCTGCTCAAACTGAGAAAATTTAATCggcaattaaaaatataaatctaaTGACTTCAGCCCATTCTATAAAGCTCTATTCAAATGCGGTCTTACAAAAAGTAAAGTACCAGTTGATCTGCAACCAAAAGGGAAAACAGAAATATCAACATGAATTATGGCAATGAACTAGTCATGAACCTCTCTATAAGcatatgaaaaaacaaatttctgAGTGAACCAGATTTCAAAgtactggatttttttttgggggggaaaAGTGATTTCTAAGTGTTACCGATGTAACACATGCAGACAAGGGAATCAATCATGGAGTTCTCTCCTTGAGCTGAAGAATTAACAACCCTGTTAGAAAGTAGAATTAGCATCAAGATTGGTCGAGTAGTCTCAGTTGGAGATGAGACTGCACATGTTTATGGAATGAACAAGAATCAATCTTAGAAAATGGAAAGCAAATAACTCCAACAATTAAAAATGTAAGTCGTCAGCAAAATCAAACCTCAACCATTCTTCTCTAAGCACCTCCAGAGAAGATTAGGTGCATTATTTAGCCAGTAGTCCAACAAAACCtagttcattttattttacctCTCTCATTTGTCCTGcccaaaccccccccccccccttttggTAAATAGTCCCAACGATTAAAATCTGGAGCTGTATATCATatatcaaaatgaaataaaataaacaggaGATGTATGTTGCAATAAGGAGGAGTTCCATAAAAAGGTTGCTCACAAGTtgcaacaaaatataaataaaagaggaGAACCACTACATTTGAATGTTTTATCTAATTCTTTTAGGCATCAATTTCATAATACTTGGAGTTACAAGTGATgcacaataaaattttcaaataacataataatttttattttctataagaaagaataattttattaaatagagGCTACTTCATAACATAACGTAATAATTAACATTATCCTTGAAGTTGAATAATACGATTGAAAGCtaccaaaagtaaagagaaaacATATTAGTTAAACCTACAATGGGATGTAAGCATATTGTAACTGATAAACAGAAGTGGAAATGGGAATGTAAAATTGTGAtgaacactgtagcaaaattaaaacataaacatacatacaaagaaaaaagagggagagggatAGAGAGGATAAGAACACAAACCTTCACTTGCTTTACATAAGGAACAGGAACAATGAACTCGCCAACATCCATATCACCAATTGATCGTGAAAGACACAAACCACCAGGCCAACACCTCAAAGGACCAATCTACAAAAAAATGCATTAGACTAGTTAGACAACCAGCCTTATTCTATGAAGTTAAATCATATATAGAATTCTTCAAATGTGAATGTTCATAGATTCCAAAGAATTTAACAGGAAGATAATCAATCTATCATAATATATGGGCAGATTGATATCATGGATTTCATCTAAACAGCATCATCCATTCAGAAGCCAGTTGAAGATTCTACGATCTTATTTGCTTAAATATCTACACACGTGGTCCTACatcttaaatatatttaaaccaaaaataatatgatCCTTTGGGTTCTATTGCCCGTGTTTTCACCAATGAGTTTAACTTGACTAGGTTTATATTTAAACTTTGAAGTCTGGAAATGAAATCAAGGACAATGAAAACATGGTAGCATTACTTAGCCAGCTTCATATAAATACAAGTATATTACTACTGAATAACATAAAgaattaatgaaaaagtgaagaTACCTCTGCACCACCACCAGTATTAAGCCGACCCACCTCACCTCCACTTGCAGTGATACGGTCCCTCCTAATAAGACACAGAAGAGTTAAGCCTAAATAGGGTGGTTGTTAAGTGAGTCACCAAATATGGTATGTTAGTAACTTACTCCTCTTCATTGCATTCAAGTCTGTGATCTGCTGACAAGTAATAAACACCACCCTCAGCAGGTTCAAGAATGCAACGGGAATCACCAACAGATGCAACGGTTACAACCCATCCTTCTATAATCACAAAGGTGACAGTTGTTCCTGATGTTTGTGCTGAGGCACAAAAGAAATACATAAACATCATGGATGCAAATATTagtccaaaataaacaaaacacagATATTATAGTTAAGAGACTTAGAACTACATAAAAAAATgtccaacacacacacacacacatacaaaatgttcttttttttttttttttgaaaaaaacattGTTATTGATATCATACATGCTGAGAAATAGaaggcaaaacaaaaccaaaatgcATCACAGTCCAAAAACCAAAATACATCAATTTTTCAGGCAAATGATATGAAAAAGCTAAAAGCCAACAAAACCTAAGCCAGTAAATAACACACAAGTAGAAACACAGAACTCCAGAGCTTTTAATGAGAGGATGTACATTATAATTGTATGCTACttaaaaaactccaaaaaaaatgtatctgGCAAAACTTGAATTCGTGAACGTGCCAAGAATGAAAAAGGTGTTGATTAATAGTGTATATAAGTTGAGTTAGAAACATGGAAGCCAACTTTATTATATCCAGGTTGATCTCACGTAACCTTTTAATATATCTCTATAAAAATGTGCATAATATGCAcacatacaacaacaaaaattgcattttatACAATGTAACTCATACCTTTCTCTTGAAAGTCTTTATCCGTTTTAACAAATCCAGCAACCAAAGCCCTTGGAAGTGCTGCTACCCATTCATCTCTGTTAAGATCCGAAGGAATGGCACTTAACACATTACTGAGGAGATTCTCCTTAGAGTATATAGCAGCAGCAGATCCATTGTGTCCATCAAATAGCTGCAAAACAGGTTTTAGTAAGAGCAAGCTACAAAGATAAATAGAaaccatgaaaaatataaatttaccaATTATGTAGATGGAATGCAGCCACCTGCTTaactaattttcaattttttttttctcattagcGGTGTTCAAACTTTTAAATAAATGTGTTAGTAGTGAAAGACACAAATAATCCAAGAATAAGCCAGATGACAACGAATCACCAAAATACAGATGAACCATGAACAAGTCATATAAAGCTAACTGATGACTTCTTTGAAATACCCAATAATGAATCCTTGAAATGCCTATCTGGATTAAGACACTGTGAAGACCAAGTCAATcttttgcccaaaaaaaaaaaatcccaagtACAGGAAATTATCCATGTTCGGCTAATAGCCTACTCGAGAAGATCCACCTTAGCTTTCCCACAAAGCATTCCCTATTGTTGAACACTTACATATTCTGATTCGTCTCAGATATCAACTTGTATTCAAACAGATCTAAATAGACATGCAAAAAATGGATATCACCACTAAGTGACTAAGTATGCACCAAAACTAGACAAACAACAGGATAAAACTCAAACACTCCAGAAAAAACATAGCTTTCCTTGTTTTCGACTCATCGCAAAAGTACCCCCCAGTACTTTGTTTTCACAAGTCTTTAGTTAGTTACTACTCTTGCCAGTGTATCAACCATAAATCCATTCAAATTGCTAAAAAGATCGAGCCTTGACATTCTACAAAACATAACCACATCTCAAACGTAGTCAATCACACCCATAGGTCCCATACCCGTTGggtacaacttatttttcaGCTTCTTGAAAATGGGATTGTAAGGATTGAAAACCATATAACAAAGATAACTAAGGCAAAACTCAATCAACatatcaaaacaaaactagatgcaaatgcaaTCCATCACAATGTAACCATCCAAAGTTTACATCGATATCTAATAAATAAacgaatcaaaaaaaaaaaaccatacccCGAAAACTGAGTAGGTAGACACTCCATCTCCAAGCACCCTCTGTCGCTCTGTCTTTATTAATGTAAAGTCCTCCCCTTTCTTGCTCTGGTAAGCCTGACCATGCACAAGTTCCGGACACTCAATCCTCTCATTCACCAGTTCACGCTTCAGCAGAACCGAAAGCGGCACCGTTTGATGCTCACTCCTTGTTGCCATTGTTCCTCTCCTTCAAAATCCACCACCCCCCAAAATACACCAAAAACGTTGATTTTACTTTCTTAAAcaactaaataaatttcaacACCACCTCTCTAATCCTCCCtgaaaccaaaaaacaaaaaaaaaaaaaaccaatcaaaatcTCAACATTTTTTCCCCGATCCCTAAATCATTGATTCTAATAGCTGTATCAAGATCttctacaacaacaacaatatttgtgatcagaaaaaaaaaaaaaaaaaaaaattgttttccaaaaCGAGAAAACTATTACAGGAAAAAGCACAGCAAATGTACGTggaaaacaaacaataaatcttttattaaaaaaaaaaaaaacatggattAAGGAAAAACGAAGATTACGAGAAAGAgtattgaaaatgaaagaagCGATTGGAGGCTACGCGCGGCGAAGAAGACGAGATGCGTTTGAGAAATGGGAATGTGGTAATGATCGAGAATTGTGGATCCCGTCGAAGTCGAGTTCCCAAAATTCCATAATTCTTTCTTTCCAAAAACCAAAGTTCCAAAAcgagaaaaccaaacaacctCAAAACGAACtaataatactaataactaataagctgtgtttttttttcttcgactctctgtttttgtttttgtttttgtttttttttttaattaaatttaattggtgCTGACATGGCAGAGAGCGAGCCGTTTTTGGTTGGAGCCGACGTGTTCGGTGGGTATTGGCGGGACTCAACGACATCAAGATCTGCTTGCGGCGCTTTCTGAACCGTTTGATTTGGGATTGACTTATCTGATGCGATCTGGGCCCACCATtaaatatattgtaaataaatgTGGGACCCAGACcctataatattttatattttttattataggcTGGCGCCGGTTCATATAAGCAAcgcgggttttttttttttttttttggaccaaAAACGCGGAAACAACAATAAAGGAATCTGGAAGGTCAAATTGACTtagtcaattttaaaaatacaaattcttACACTAAGTTCATCTTTAATCtagataaaaattgaattttagtgCTTAAAAGTGACAATTAATGTTTGTTTAAACGGTAATGAATAGATAAAATTTAATCCACAGATTTCACAATAAAATTATGGTAAATTAAGTTTTATATTTAAGGGGAGTTTTCAAAATcaatcttatatttttcataataaaaacctaaaatataattttgttaatttgttacaAATTAAATCAATGGTTTTAAATCATAGGAAAAGTTattgatttagaaaatatttttagaaactttttataggaaaaataaaaaaatagttgacTTTTTTAACTGCTTTTTATATCCCTATGAAAGTAGcattaaaactttcctaaaatgatttattaacaaataacCTAAAACATTTATTAATAGAGTCCTTAAATCAAActataaacttttaaaatcGTACCAATTTATACTCTAGACATTTGGGTTTAATTTGGGCGCTTAATTACgaatttcaaataacaaaattaaagttCAGGTTTGATTTAATCCaatgaaatttcagaatttaattaaaaactatCCCTAAAGTACAAAATTTAAAGCATTAATTTCCCTAAACACCAAAAAGGAAATTCAAACATTTCATTCggttactattattatttttgggtaaattcAACTAACATATACTGAGATTTGAACTAATGCCAATAAAGTTTAAGACTTTTCAAAACTAGCCAAATTATTCCCTAAAACCAACTTAATCTCTAAacagttagttatttttttctcaatagtTTTTGGGACTAAATTAGCTTTAAGAACCAAATTCGTTAAGTTTAAAGTCTTGTACCTGGTTAGAATTAGCTCAAACTTCAAAAGATGTGAATGAAATttatccttcttttcttttttctttttttgattggttGGTGCTTGTATTCAAGTACTATTTTTCATCATAATAACAACCGGCTTAAACACTTGTTTCTATTAGGTATTTAATGCCAATTGTGTGTCACGTAGTTGTTTTTGTGAGCCTGTAGAACTTTGGCGCCTAGTACTAACTGGACACCCTTATATTCCACTCTTTTTCAACCACCCCTTTGGCTTCCACTTGGGAGGTCCCGAAATTACCGGCGCCTATTATCAGTGAACAAAATTTCTAACAATCTCACTTGCACCAAAATTGTacctttaaataattaaaagttCATCATATAAGGGAACAAATGTgctgtaaacaaaaaaaaaaaaggttctttctcttaaaacttaaaaggaggtcaaattagattagattaatagatttttttcaGATTGAGACGTGTTGTCACGAAGCTTAAGCAACGCGTTGggctttaaaaattaaaatctattaaatgttttttattgGACAATCAAACACCGCGTGAAAGAAAGttggaatttttattattatttggggcTCATCACTTTGAAGAATCAGCAGCTTTTATAGCTCAATGGATGGCTCGGGCCACTGAAACTAGACCACATTACATTATTAGGACCCACAAAAGCTGAATAATAAACAGGGTTTCAGGACAAAATGTTGGGGGGATAATAGTAGTAATTACTAAATAGTTTCTAGGCAATGCCATTGGTATAAAGTCAGAAGCATGTTCCAATCTTTTGCGTTGGGAGCTTTGTTTCCAGCCTTTTTCAATGAAATGTTGCTATCAATTTGTGCCCCATCAAACAGTTGCCCCCACTGTTTTGTTGTCTACCATTTTGCTCTATCAAAGTCTCAATTACAGCTCATAAATGAACAGTCTTCTTGTTGTTTCATTGGCATTGCACCCATTTGCTAACAGGTtgaattttgtgtgtgtttgtgtgtgactttctttttttgagcgTGACTTATAttcaagggaaaagaaaaaaaaaaattgcctagAGACCTCGTCAACTCATTTATGATTTGTATCTGCCCTGGACTTGTGTTTTGGTTTCTGACTTTACTTCTGAAAGCACATGATTATGAGGTTTTGCACCATACAATAAGTTCTAACCCCCATTTGGCAACTGGGTCAAAGTTTCAATAAGGGGTTAAGCctgatttttatattatttttcggATAGGGAACGAGATATTTTTGGATTATTGCAAGTTTTCACATCATGATGTAAATTTCGTAACTGCTAAATTGACATATTGTGACTGGTATATCGTGTGAAATTGTGTAATTAATGTTGTACCAATAGGtgtttagcattttttttgCTTCATATTTATTCCCACAAGAAATTCCAAACAGCATGCAATTAGCTGTCTCCACTATagagaatgaaatttaaaacaaagttATAAAGAATGAGgaacaaaacaaaagactaGTTCATCAATTGACTAGTAGATAGCTCATTGTCTCCTACAAATCCATATTAACAGGAGAATAAACATTAGAAAAACTACCTTGATAAGAGCTGAAACTAAACAGCTTTAGTGGACCAAGTTACATGTACTGTTTCTATAGACACCATGAGTATGGAGGTCCACAAAAAACTCATGACAAAATGGAAAACAGACCATGTCAAGACCCTTTTACCTGCAACCAACAacagaaagaataaaaatacaagTGGAAGGTTCCAGAGTATAAGCTCAAAACGATACTAAAAAATTAGGAATAATATCATACTTATCTACCACATTTTAGGGGGACACAAGAAAATAggccttttaattttatttcctcTTTAGCCcagatatatatttatatcactTGTGGAGAGAGTACGAATTGCAATCAAAAAGTTTAATACAGTTGGTGGGGGAAGGTTGCAATATGCCATATCCACTTGTGTTCAATGTTCTTTAAGGAGACTATTCAAACTTTGTTGGCTCAactgacacacacacacacatatatatatatatatatgtcagtTGAGCCAACAAAGTTTGAATAGTCTCCTTAAAGAACATTGAACACAAGTGGATATGGCATATTGCCCATGCCCTTGTGTGGGAACATTGCTATTGCATGCATATGCAAATATATATCTGTCATATATCAGCAACCACATTTCTATATGATGGCTTTATAATTCCCTAACCTTACATACAGTGCCTGTAACAATCTTTGTCCTCCTTTCACTTAAAGACAtgacaaaaagaaaaccaaaacttCTGTATAGGTTTTAATATATGTTTCCGTAAGTAACAAAAAGGAATATCAGAGAACAATAAGGATAAGTAAAGTGCCTTTCATATAAacttttatgcaaaaaaatttaggtCACTCCCTCCTTTTGATCTGATACTAAGAGAGTCAAGATAAGTCCTGTGGTTTAATGGTTAAAAAACAGGTTATAGCTGCCAAACACAAATGCCAGTGGAAATGGAAATTGGTTAGTTTGGAAGGAATCAATTGTCTGGTTCATAAATACGTACAAAGACAACTAAAATCCAGTGATTTACAGcatcatcaaaaacaacaaatagaCCTTTCTTGGTCCCATTGGACACAAGGTCTGAACTCCAAACCGATAGGTCTAACATTGTGCAATTGCAATTTAGCCAACATCCAAAATAGATTTCGTCATTAATATTTCATTGCAAGTGTATAGCTAATGATGAGGAAGCAGCTGTATACAAAATTCTAACATATTTATGGATTATACTATTACTAAAACTCAGAGGACCAACAATGGATACAATCTCATACCTGTACTAATTCAATTGGCTCCATCATCCAAGAAAGTAAGACTCAAAGCTTATTACCCTCTTCAGAAACATTCACCCTGATGATGTACACCTACAAAGAAAATAGTACATTTAGTACATATACACATAAGAAgacataaaatgtaaaaatcCCCCTCGATGACAAGGAGAAGCACAAAGGAAAATCCCTACGAGTTTATTGACAAGGGATAAATTACATAGGTTACAAATATACATTAGtttgtataaaagaaaaaggaaagtgaTAGTATTATACGTAACAATCTAAGATAGTACATGCCcgtgcgcacacacacatatataaatgcCCATCATGAAAATTTGGAAGACCATAAACAAATGTTATCACAGCCTAATTCAAACATGAAActtcacaacaacaacaacaaaataatttgaTGATTGAGAGGAATAACAATAAGAACAAGGTGCTTAGTTAAATGCCATAGATAAATGATCAATCACCTTAAATGCTGTTCGCCCGATTAATTGAAATACTAATGCATCCCCATATGCCAAATGATGAGCAATGGCGAACCCTTTCCATCCACCACTCAGTCCACTTTTTTTGGCTAGATATTTTGTTGGATATTCATTACCATCTTCGTCTATCAAAGTCATAACAGCATCATGACTTGGAAGGTTCCGCTCGGAGAAATTAGATGGAAGACCCTGTTATCAAATTTTACCAGAATCATTATGAATATCACTCCAAATTCCAGGTATTGTATGGATCAAGGATGACatatttatgattatatatacTGTATAAAATCATTATGACCCTGttatttttactacttctactaatgttatttaTATACTAATAACAAATCAATACATatcagagaaaaagaaaagctttttAGTTCCAGTGTCTTAGTTAGATAACATACTAATGAACTTTGAGAAGTTGTTAAATAAGTTAAGTAGAAAAACCAACTCTCTTACCAGCCAAAATCCACCAGCGACATGGGATGGCTGCattgactttttaaatattGGACAACCAGGTGGTAGACCCCATAGTAATTTTTCCGCTTTCTCTTTAGCTTCTGCTACGGCTTCAGACGAGGCAAGTACCAGGTTCGATAAACTCCTTTTCCTACCAAAAATCCTACACATCTCagacaaaaaaattaaacctaatCATCTTATTATGTGAAATAGATCATTCTATTTTTGCTAACACATTAACATTTAAATCATATATACCTTCTGGGTATTGCCACGCGGTCCAGAGCAACCTATCAGCAATAACATAATGTTGTAACATAAAATCTTGATATATTGTTGGTCCAAATATTTTAGAATACTGGGCGTTTTTAGTCCTTAAGTTTAAAGTGACCGCttttagtccaaaaaaaaaaaaaaccataaagtGATCGATTtttaattcttgaaaaattttagttgGGACTAAAAGCGATAACTTTGAGGGCTAAACTGGTTCGTCAGGGACTAGTGTTTGAGGAAATGAACAAAGTGATTCATTGACTCACTTCTTTGTATATAGGTGCAGGCTTGTTGGCAAAGCGAGTGGACCTCCTGACCTCGGCCACTTGTTTCTGTACCACACGGGGTTTGGCCTGCTTCGTCTATGTGAATGTGGGCATCAAAAAGACCAAATGAGTACGGAAGAGAAACACGTAAAACTtacagaagagagagagagagagagatacaggAGAGGGTTTGAAA
This genomic stretch from Castanea sativa cultivar Marrone di Chiusa Pesio chromosome 1, ASM4071231v1 harbors:
- the LOC142619738 gene encoding putative protein phosphatase 2C 12 — translated: MATRSEHQTVPLSVLLKRELVNERIECPELVHGQAYQSKKGEDFTLIKTERQRVLGDGVSTYSVFGLFDGHNGSAAAIYSKENLLSNVLSAIPSDLNRDEWVAALPRALVAGFVKTDKDFQEKAQTSGTTVTFVIIEGWVVTVASVGDSRCILEPAEGGVYYLSADHRLECNEEERDRITASGGEVGRLNTGGGAEIGPLRCWPGGLCLSRSIGDMDVGEFIVPVPYVKQVKLSTAGGRLIIASDGVWDALSAETALDCCRGMPADAAAAQIVKEALQAKGLRDDTTCIVIDILPPEKPAAPLAPPKKQGIGVFKSMFRRKSSESSSQIDKEFIEPDIVEEMYEEGSAMLSERLDTKYPLCNMFKLFMCAVCQIEMKPGEGISIHSGSLNPGKLRPWDGPFLCSSCQEKKEAMEGKRLSDRHSSGSD
- the LOC142608657 gene encoding B3 domain-containing protein At5g42700-like isoform X2 translates to MVVAKKSYEDSRRKRVEENKKRMESLNLPLLSQAFKPSPTKQAKPRVVQKQVAEVRRSTRFANKPAPIYKEVALDRVAIPRRKRSLSNLVLASSEAVAEAKEKAEKLLWGLPPGCPIFKKSMQPSHVAGGFWLGLPSNFSERNLPSHDAVMTLIDEDGNEYPTKYLAKKSGLSGGWKGFAIAHHLAYGDALVFQLIGRTAFKVYIIRVNVSEEGNKL
- the LOC142608657 gene encoding B3 domain-containing protein At5g42700-like isoform X1, with translation MVVAKKSYEDSRRKRVEENKKRMESLNLPLLSQAFKPSPTKQAKPRVVQKQVAEVRRSTRFANKPAPIYKEVALDRVAIPRRIFGRKRSLSNLVLASSEAVAEAKEKAEKLLWGLPPGCPIFKKSMQPSHVAGGFWLGLPSNFSERNLPSHDAVMTLIDEDGNEYPTKYLAKKSGLSGGWKGFAIAHHLAYGDALVFQLIGRTAFKVYIIRVNVSEEGNKL